The following proteins are co-located in the Chaetodon trifascialis isolate fChaTrf1 chromosome 14, fChaTrf1.hap1, whole genome shotgun sequence genome:
- the gphb5 gene encoding glycoprotein hormone beta-5, which yields MTPRRKKSQWPGLLLMLLLCASLQPDSLHQVSAVNLRRFIGCAVREFTFLAKKPGCGGLHITTDACWGRCETWEKPVLDPPFIESYQRVCTYNETRLVTVKLPNCQPNVDPTYTYPVALRCDCSVCLTSTTECITSV from the exons ATGACGCCGCGAAGGAAGAAGTCACAATG GCctggactgctgctgatgctCCTGCTCTGCGCCTCTCTACAGCCAGACTCCCTCCACCAGGTGTCAGCCGTCAACCTGCGGCGCTTCATCGGCTGTGCCGTCCGGGAGTTCACCTTTCTGGCCAAAAAGCCTGGCTGCGGGGGCCTGCACATCACCACCGACGCCTGCTGGGGGCGCTGTGAGACCTGGGAG AAGCCCGTCCTGGACCCTCCCTTCATTGAGTCCTACCAGCGGGTTTGCACCTACAACGAGACCCGTCTGGTCACCGTCAAACTGCCCAACTGCCAGCCCAACGTCGACCCCACGTACACCTACCCCGTGGCCCTGAGGTGTGACTGCAGCGTCTGCCTGACCAGCACCACCGAGTGCATAACGTCTGTGTGA